Proteins from a single region of Gossypium arboreum isolate Shixiya-1 chromosome 1, ASM2569848v2, whole genome shotgun sequence:
- the LOC108483550 gene encoding uncharacterized protein LOC108483550 isoform X1 has protein sequence MPSVGMRRTTRVFRMVKSSEALVLRSGRRLWPDSVEVEPKSGVNKATAEVNGNPKILVNEEIPKKQSRKRKSEAVNDDANDDRRFGIVYSRKRKRNVVPNNQLSLNSEQKKCGKKFHRRRVIKKTNNDVKESRMFAFVVGNGGYHGWFSNLLWLVLGYLKRANVRFSGLTAFLMSQPLLSVYASNGVYLLRGLPANRSGICKFYGDRGSIPLFYVDFSAVPYSFMYMHCGMLLCSRRMQLVLVNTDEIFSACEEDKSCLTSVVDFSKRLSGSNVVKVDNFGSKGVSDRASKLKEIGRNGHYKHGLSRIIQRRRSSMRRRRARSPWLLGIHKASGAPMSDLSSSRRKSIPFSSVVSRNKLRCSVCNSSANLADVSSSISNLMQGADSLQCSANILVTEPDRCYREEGAIVALELSASREWLLVVGKDGSTKYTYKADRAIRPSSCNRFTHAIIWTGDDNWKLEFVNQQDWVIFKDLYKECSERNAPSSTAKMIPVPGVCEVSGYEDRAFVPFKRPDFYITLDGDEVSRALAKRTANYDMDTEDEEWLKNFNNEFFSGNGHCEHLSEDCFELMVDAFEKEAYFRTPDDHSDDNVATNLCLDLASGEVVEAVHAYWLRKRKRRSALLRVFQGHKVKKSPVVPKPVLRKRRSGKRQASSGRGKQPSLLQAMAAEHHPLGEENDMVKVEEARASAARSVELAMVKRQQAQLLMQNADMATYKAVMALRIAEAARFIKSSDVSVAQLFDP, from the exons ATGCCTTCGGTGGGGATGAGGCGGACCACGAGGGTTTTCAGGATGGTGAAGAGCTCGGAGGCGCTGGTTCTTCGTTCCGGCCGGCGACTCTGGCCTGATTCCGTCGAAGTAGAGCCCAAGAGTGGAGTAAATAAGGCCACTGCCGAGGTAAATGGGAATCCAAAAATATTAGTCAACGAAGAGATTCCAAAGAAACAATCAAGGAAAAGGAAATCTGAAGCTGTAAATGATGATGCCAATGATGATAGGAGGTTTGGGATTGTTTATAGCCGAAAAAGGAAACGAAATGTTGTTCCAAACAATCAACTTTCTTTGAATTCGGAGCAGAAGAAGTGTGGGAAAAAGTTTCACAGAAGGCGGGTCATTAAGAAGACCAACAACGATGTGAAAGAATCGAGAATGTTCGCTTTTGTTGTCGGAAATGGAGGTTATCATGGCTGGTTTTCGAACCTTTTGTGGTTGGTTTTGGGTTATCTTAAAAGGGCAAATGTAAGGTTCTCAGGACTTACTGCCTTTTTAATGTCTCAGCCATTGTTAAGTGTTTACGCTTCTAATGGTGTTTATTTGTTGCGG GGACTTCCTGCAAATAGAAGTGGAATATGCAAGTTTTATGGGGATAGGGGGTCCATTCCGCTGTTTTATGTGGATTTTTCTGCAGTTCCCTATAGTTTTATGTATATGCATTGCGGAATGCTGCTTTGTTCAAGGCGTATGCAATTAGTTCTTGTAAATACTGATGAAATATTTAGTGCATGTGAAGAAGACAAGTCATGTCTAACCTCTGTTGTAGATTTTTCCAAGCGTTTGAGTGGTTCTAATGTAGTTAAGGTTGATAATTTCGGGAGCAAAGGTGTTTCAGATCGCGCTTCCAAACTAAAAGAAATAGGTCGAAATGGTCACTATAAACATGGTCTTTCTCGCATTATCCAGAGGAGGAGGAGTTCGATGCGGAGAAGGAGAGCTAGAAGTCCTTGGCTTCTCGGCATACATAAGGCTAGTGGAGCTCCAATGTCTGATTTGAGCAGTAGTAGGAGAAAAAGCATTCCTTTTTCTTCTGTTGTTTCTAGAAACAAGCTTAGGTGTTCAGTCTGTAATAGTTCAGCGAACTTAGCTGATGTTAGCTCTTCTATTTCGAACTTAATGCAGGGTGCAGATTCATTACAGTGCTCTGCCAATATATTAGTCACTGAACCGGACAGATGCTACAGGGAAGAAGGAGCCATTGTCGCTTTGGAGCTCTCTGCTTCTCGAGAATGGCTTCTTGTTGTAGGAAAAGATGGGTCAACTAAGTATACATACAAGGCAGATAGAGCTATCAGGCCCAGTTCTTGCAACCGGTTCACTCATGCAATAATTTGGACAGGTGATGATAATTGGAAGCTTGAGTTTGTGAATCAGCAGGACTGGGTCATTTTCAAGGATCTTTACAAGGAATGTTCTGAGCGAAATGCACCTTCTTCAACTGCCAAGATGATCCCTGTGCCAGGGGTTTGTGAAGTTTCAGGGTACGAGGATAGAGCCTTTGTACCATTTAAAAGACCAGATTTCTATATCACTTTAGATGGGGATGAGGTATCTAGAGCCTTGGCAAAGAGGACTGCAAATTATGACATGGACACGGAAGATGAGGAATGGTTGAAGAATTTCAATAATGAGTTTTTCTCTGGAAATGGTCATTGTGAGCATCTTTCAGAGGATTGTTTTGAGCTTATGGTTGATGCTTTCGAGAAGGAGGCCTATTTCCGTACTCCGGATGATCACTCTGATGACAATGTTGCTACCAATCTATGTCTTGATCTGGCTAGTGGAGAAGTGGTTGAAGCTGTTCATGCTTATTGGTTGAGAAAAAGGAAGAGACGATCGGCACTGCTTAGAGTTTTTCAG GGTCATAAGGTCAAGAAATCTCCAGTAGTTCCAAAGCCTGTTCTGCGGAAAAGGAGGTCGGGTAAGCGTCAGGCTAGTAGTGGAAGAGGCAAGCAACCGAGTTTGTTGCAAG CCATGGCAGCTGAACATCATCCCCTGGGGGAAGAAAATGACATGGTTAAAGTTGAAGAAGCCAGAGCCTCAGCAGCCAGATCTGTTGAATTGGCTATGGTCAAACGCCAACAGGCGCAATTACTAATGCAAAATGCTGATATGGCTACATACAAAGCTGTGATGGCACTTAGAATTGCTGAAGCCGCTCGATTTATCAAGTCTTCAGATGTTTCAGTTGCTCAATTGTTTGATCCATGA
- the LOC108483550 gene encoding uncharacterized protein LOC108483550 isoform X2 — translation MPSVGMRRTTRVFRMVKSSEALVLRSGRRLWPDSVEVEPKSGVNKATAEVNGNPKILVNEEIPKKQSRKRKSEAVNDDANDDRRFGIVYSRKRKRNVVPNNQLSLNSEQKKCGKKFHRRRVIKKTNNDVKESRMFAFVVGNGGYHGWFSNLLWLVLGYLKRANVRFSGLTAFLMSQPLLSVYASNGVYLLRGLPANRSGICKFYGDRGSIPLFYVDFSAVPYSFMYMHCGMLLCSRRMQLVLVNTDEIFSACEEDKSCLTSVVDFSKRLSGSNVVKVDNFGSKGVSDRASKLKEIGRNGHYKHGLSRIIQRRRSSMRRRRARSPWLLGIHKGADSLQCSANILVTEPDRCYREEGAIVALELSASREWLLVVGKDGSTKYTYKADRAIRPSSCNRFTHAIIWTGDDNWKLEFVNQQDWVIFKDLYKECSERNAPSSTAKMIPVPGVCEVSGYEDRAFVPFKRPDFYITLDGDEVSRALAKRTANYDMDTEDEEWLKNFNNEFFSGNGHCEHLSEDCFELMVDAFEKEAYFRTPDDHSDDNVATNLCLDLASGEVVEAVHAYWLRKRKRRSALLRVFQGHKVKKSPVVPKPVLRKRRSGKRQASSGRGKQPSLLQAMAAEHHPLGEENDMVKVEEARASAARSVELAMVKRQQAQLLMQNADMATYKAVMALRIAEAARFIKSSDVSVAQLFDP, via the exons ATGCCTTCGGTGGGGATGAGGCGGACCACGAGGGTTTTCAGGATGGTGAAGAGCTCGGAGGCGCTGGTTCTTCGTTCCGGCCGGCGACTCTGGCCTGATTCCGTCGAAGTAGAGCCCAAGAGTGGAGTAAATAAGGCCACTGCCGAGGTAAATGGGAATCCAAAAATATTAGTCAACGAAGAGATTCCAAAGAAACAATCAAGGAAAAGGAAATCTGAAGCTGTAAATGATGATGCCAATGATGATAGGAGGTTTGGGATTGTTTATAGCCGAAAAAGGAAACGAAATGTTGTTCCAAACAATCAACTTTCTTTGAATTCGGAGCAGAAGAAGTGTGGGAAAAAGTTTCACAGAAGGCGGGTCATTAAGAAGACCAACAACGATGTGAAAGAATCGAGAATGTTCGCTTTTGTTGTCGGAAATGGAGGTTATCATGGCTGGTTTTCGAACCTTTTGTGGTTGGTTTTGGGTTATCTTAAAAGGGCAAATGTAAGGTTCTCAGGACTTACTGCCTTTTTAATGTCTCAGCCATTGTTAAGTGTTTACGCTTCTAATGGTGTTTATTTGTTGCGG GGACTTCCTGCAAATAGAAGTGGAATATGCAAGTTTTATGGGGATAGGGGGTCCATTCCGCTGTTTTATGTGGATTTTTCTGCAGTTCCCTATAGTTTTATGTATATGCATTGCGGAATGCTGCTTTGTTCAAGGCGTATGCAATTAGTTCTTGTAAATACTGATGAAATATTTAGTGCATGTGAAGAAGACAAGTCATGTCTAACCTCTGTTGTAGATTTTTCCAAGCGTTTGAGTGGTTCTAATGTAGTTAAGGTTGATAATTTCGGGAGCAAAGGTGTTTCAGATCGCGCTTCCAAACTAAAAGAAATAGGTCGAAATGGTCACTATAAACATGGTCTTTCTCGCATTATCCAGAGGAGGAGGAGTTCGATGCGGAGAAGGAGAGCTAGAAGTCCTTGGCTTCTCGGCATACATAAG GGTGCAGATTCATTACAGTGCTCTGCCAATATATTAGTCACTGAACCGGACAGATGCTACAGGGAAGAAGGAGCCATTGTCGCTTTGGAGCTCTCTGCTTCTCGAGAATGGCTTCTTGTTGTAGGAAAAGATGGGTCAACTAAGTATACATACAAGGCAGATAGAGCTATCAGGCCCAGTTCTTGCAACCGGTTCACTCATGCAATAATTTGGACAGGTGATGATAATTGGAAGCTTGAGTTTGTGAATCAGCAGGACTGGGTCATTTTCAAGGATCTTTACAAGGAATGTTCTGAGCGAAATGCACCTTCTTCAACTGCCAAGATGATCCCTGTGCCAGGGGTTTGTGAAGTTTCAGGGTACGAGGATAGAGCCTTTGTACCATTTAAAAGACCAGATTTCTATATCACTTTAGATGGGGATGAGGTATCTAGAGCCTTGGCAAAGAGGACTGCAAATTATGACATGGACACGGAAGATGAGGAATGGTTGAAGAATTTCAATAATGAGTTTTTCTCTGGAAATGGTCATTGTGAGCATCTTTCAGAGGATTGTTTTGAGCTTATGGTTGATGCTTTCGAGAAGGAGGCCTATTTCCGTACTCCGGATGATCACTCTGATGACAATGTTGCTACCAATCTATGTCTTGATCTGGCTAGTGGAGAAGTGGTTGAAGCTGTTCATGCTTATTGGTTGAGAAAAAGGAAGAGACGATCGGCACTGCTTAGAGTTTTTCAG GGTCATAAGGTCAAGAAATCTCCAGTAGTTCCAAAGCCTGTTCTGCGGAAAAGGAGGTCGGGTAAGCGTCAGGCTAGTAGTGGAAGAGGCAAGCAACCGAGTTTGTTGCAAG CCATGGCAGCTGAACATCATCCCCTGGGGGAAGAAAATGACATGGTTAAAGTTGAAGAAGCCAGAGCCTCAGCAGCCAGATCTGTTGAATTGGCTATGGTCAAACGCCAACAGGCGCAATTACTAATGCAAAATGCTGATATGGCTACATACAAAGCTGTGATGGCACTTAGAATTGCTGAAGCCGCTCGATTTATCAAGTCTTCAGATGTTTCAGTTGCTCAATTGTTTGATCCATGA